GGCGGCGGCGCCGGGCATTGAGCGGCCCGGAATGAGGGGCCGGGATCAGACCCCGGTCCAGCCCGCCAGCCCCTTGCGGAAGACGGCGAGGCTGGCCGGGCGGAACGCGCCCTCCTTCGCCACCATCCGGGTCAGCTCGATCTGGTCGCCCTCGATCGCCAGAAGCGCGAAGTCGTTTTCCTGACCGCGCAGCCGGGTCGAGAGCCCGGTGCCGACATGGACCTGCAACACCCGCCGCCCGGCCTCGCGGGTCAGGAAGGGCTCGGCGCGCCAGCGGTGCAGATGCCCCGACAGCACGATATCGGCGCCGCAGCGCGCCAAGGCCTCCAGCGAGGGCCCGGCGTGTTTCATCAGGCTTTTCGGCGTGCCGGGGGCCTGTTCGAACGGGTGATGGGCCATTGCGAGGCGCGGCCCGGGGGCCTCGGCGAAGGCCTGGCAGGCCTGATCGAGGTCGCGGCGCCGGACCTTGCCGCGCTGCCAGCGCAGCGGATCGACGGTGTTGAAGCCCTGCACCGTCAAGGCACCGATCCGGGCCCGGGGCGCCAGATCGGCCGAGACATGGCGGCGATAGCGGGCATAGGGGCGTAAGAGCCGCAGCCAGGGATTGTCGAGCGGCACGTCATGGTTGCCGGGCACCGAAATCCAGGGTGGGTCGAGCCGGTTCAGGAAGGCGCGGGCGGCGCGGAACTGGCTGTCGCGCGCGCGCTGGGTCAGATCGCCGGTCACCGCGACCAGATCGGCCCCGGCCGCGTTCAGCGCCCCGATCAGCGGGTCGAGCAGCTCGGGCGCGGTGCGGCCGAAATGCAGGTCCGAGATATGCGCGATCCGGATCACGCCGGGGCCTCCGGAACCAGCACCTGCAGCGGGCGGTCGCGGCGGCGGATCGTCAGCGGCGTGCGCATTGTCTGGCGCTCGCCGTCGCGGGCGACCAGGACCCGCGGCCGCCCCGGGTCGATCTCGATCCTTGCCGCGCGGTGCAGGTCGAAATCCTGGCCCTCCTGCGCGGTGCCGAGCGCCAGCCCCAGCGTCGCGCGCATGATCTCGACCTGCGATCCGGCGGGGGCGGTGAACAGCGCGAAGCCGCCATCCTCCAGCGCGTCGGTGCCTTCGAGA
The genomic region above belongs to Rhodovulum sulfidophilum DSM 1374 and contains:
- a CDS encoding metallophosphoesterase family protein, which encodes MIRIAHISDLHFGRTAPELLDPLIGALNAAGADLVAVTGDLTQRARDSQFRAARAFLNRLDPPWISVPGNHDVPLDNPWLRLLRPYARYRRHVSADLAPRARIGALTVQGFNTVDPLRWQRGKVRRRDLDQACQAFAEAPGPRLAMAHHPFEQAPGTPKSLMKHAGPSLEALARCGADIVLSGHLHRWRAEPFLTREAGRRVLQVHVGTGLSTRLRGQENDFALLAIEGDQIELTRMVAKEGAFRPASLAVFRKGLAGWTGV